The Methanobrevibacter sp. genome includes a region encoding these proteins:
- a CDS encoding nitroreductase family protein, translated as MEFFDVIEKRYSMRGFEDKEVEQEKLDKILKSAQLAPTGVNFQPFKVIVIDTKKNKEELNAIYPPEWFTEAPLVLCVVASKEKAWTRKFDDKNIADIDATIVMTHMILAAEDLGLNTCFIANFKPDLAKEFLDLDDEWEPVLFTPLGYGNAEPRDTPRKAIDELVIYK; from the coding sequence ATGGAATTTTTTGATGTAATTGAAAAAAGATACAGTATGAGAGGTTTTGAAGATAAGGAAGTCGAGCAGGAAAAATTGGATAAGATATTGAAATCCGCTCAGCTTGCTCCAACTGGAGTTAACTTCCAGCCTTTTAAAGTAATTGTCATTGACACTAAAAAGAATAAAGAAGAATTAAATGCCATTTATCCGCCTGAATGGTTTACAGAAGCACCTTTGGTTCTTTGTGTTGTTGCTTCAAAGGAAAAGGCATGGACTAGAAAATTTGATGATAAGAACATTGCAGACATTGATGCAACCATTGTAATGACTCATATGATTCTTGCAGCTGAAGACCTTGGATTGAACACCTGTTTCATTGCAAACTTCAAACCGGATCTTGCAAAAGAATTCTTGGACTTGGATGATGAATGGGAACCTGTATTGTTCACTCCTTTAGGATATGGAAATGCAGAACCAAGGGACACTCCTAGAAAAGCTATTGATGAATTAGTCATATACAAATAA